AAATGGGCAAGACTGGGAGGCCATCGAGGACCGCATGGCATCGTCTGACCGCGTCACACTTGGCGCCATGGACCGGGTCGCCCAGGAAGACAGCCTGCGAATCATTTGGTCCAGCGCCGGCAATCTCGTCAGTATTCGCGGCACCGATGCCATTGATCTCTCTCGGGAAACAAACGGCTCCATGGAGCTGACCTTCCGCGCTCGCGGCGTCAACAGCCAACCCGCCCAGGTCGAGATCGGGATGGCCTGCGACACCGGGCCGGACTGCGTTCACTATGTGCCAGTGGATATCCGCCAGGGTCCGTGGTCGGAATACCGGATCAGCCTGAGCTGTTTTGCCGATGCTGGGGTCGACATGAGCCGCCTCGACACGCCTTTCCTCATCCGGGCACGCGACGAGACTGGCGAAATCGGGATTGGTGATGTCACACTGGGGTCCGACATCGACGCCACGCGCACGTGCGGCAACGAATAGTCAGCTCCGCAGCCCACCCGGCAATGTGCTAGAGTTTGGGGCGGTTAGCCGGTGGCCAGGACGGCCACCGCACTAACCACCAGCCCTGTCAGGCTCAACACCAGGGTCGAGAGAGTCCAGCTGCGCAAGGTTTCTGCTTCGCTGAGGTGGAATATCCGGCTGACCAGCCAGAAGCCGCTGTCATTGACGTGGGACAGGGCGCTGGCTCCTGCCGCAATTGCGACCACCACAAAGGCCCGGTCAAGTGGCGACATCTCGAGACCCGCCATCAGGGGGGCGGTCATGCCGGCGGCGGTGATCATGGCGACCGTGGCGCTGCCTTGGGCAACCCTTACAAGCAACGCCAGACAATAGCCCGCCAACAAGGGCGTCAGCCCCAGGGCCAAGGCCAGATGCGCCAATTGCGCCCCCGCCCCGGTATCGACGAGGACCTGTTTGAAGGCGCCCCCCGCGCCGGTGACGAGGATGACAGCGCCGGCAGGTTCCAGTGCCCGGGCAATGGCAAGATTGATCCGCTCACGCGCCTTGGTGTCGGACCGCACGGCGAAGAATGCCGTCAGCGCACAGGCCAGCAGAAGCGCGCCAAACGGGTGACCGACCAGATTTATCAGATCAACCCACCAGCCGTTGGCATCACCCAACCCTGTGATCGCGCGCAGCAGAATCAGGATCAGCGGTAACAGGATCAGCGCCAGAACCTGACCCGCCGGCATGACCGCCTCGCGGGTTTCCTCAACGTTCCCCGCCAAGCCCATCCCGGCGGGTAACTGGCCCACCCGTTCAAGGGCATTGGTGAGGAATGGACCCGCCAACAGCAAAGCCGGAATCCCGGTTATCAATCCGGCCAGAATGACCCATGCCAGATCGGCGCCGATGATCTCCGCCACTGCCACGGGACCCGGTGTGGGTGGGATGAATGCGTGCGCGATCGCCAAGCCAGCCAGAAGCGGCAGACCATAAGCCATGACAGGTTTACCGGCGCGTTGCGCCAACGCGACGGCCATTGGTGCCAGAATGATCAGTGCGACATCGAAAAACACCGGAATTGCGACGATCAGGCCGACCACACCCAGGGCGGTCTGACTGCCCCGGACACCACTGCGCCCTATGACCGCTGCGGCCAGATTGGGAAGGCCGCCACCCGCATCAAGAAGCGCGCCGAACAGGGCTCCCAGACCGACGATAACCGCAATGAATCCGAGTGTGCCGCCCATGCCGGTGGTTATGGTGGAATAGGCCTCCTCGGTCGGCATGCCCGCAGCCAGGGCCGCCGCGAGGGCGACGGCTATCAGCGCAGCGAATGCCGGCACCCGCCAGCGAAGGACGAGAAGGAGCAAGAGTGGAATGGCAAGGCCTGTCGCGATCAGCGGGCGCAGGCTCTGCGCCAGCTCGATCAGCTCCATTGCAAGCCTCGCACCGCTAGACGTATCCGCAAAAGGCGGTCCTGGGCCGTGATGTAGAGGTCATGACCATCTCCGCCGAATGCACAATTGGCCGTTGCGCTACCGGTCCGGATGCGGGCCAGCGCCCGCCCATCAGGTGCGAGGAGAAAGACACCGCCCGGCCCCGTCATCAACACATGCCCGCTCAGTGTGACAGCCATACCGTCGGGAAGTCCCGGATCACCAGCCGCCAGATAGGCCGTTCCGTCGAAGATGACGTCGCCACTCCCTGACACGCGCCCATCTTGCAGCGCGAAGCGGCGCAGGATTGGTGCATCGGGGTCAGACTGCGCAACATAAAGCCACGTCTCGTCCGGAGACAGGGCGACGCCGTTCGGGAAACTCATGGCGTCGGTCAGACGATAACATTGGCCATCCGGCTCAAGGCAATAGACGCCATTCCACGCCAACTCCTTGAGCGGTGAGGCGTCCAGCCCCTCCAGCCCGTAGGGCGGGTCGGTGAAATAGATCCGCCCATCGCGTGCGACAACGAGGTCATTCGGGCTGTTGAAACGCTGCGCTTCGAACCGGTCGATCAGGGTCACCCGCGACAGGTCGTCGAGATTCAGACGCTCGATTGACCGCGTTCCGTGATTACAGACATAGAGCTGATCATCCGCGCCGTACCACAGGCCATTGGCACCGGGCTCGCGCAAACCTGCAATGTTTTCAGGGGCAGCGCCTGACGGGTCCAGGAAGACCTCGAGGCCGGCCTCTGGAGACCATCGGAAGGCCTGGTTCTCCGGGACATCGGTGAAGTACAGACAATCCCGCGTCCGGTCCCAGGTCGGCCCCTCGGCCCAGGTGAACCCTTCGGCCAGGGTCTCCAGCTGCGCGCCTTGGCCAATCAGCGTTTCAGCAGCTGGATCCAGGATTTCCACCGCAGCTGGCTGTGTGGGGTTGGTTCGGGCACAGGCTGCCAGGCCGAGGCTGGCGCCTGAGGTGACAAGGAAGTCGCGGCGGCTCCACATCACTCCACCTCGGTCCGGGTCTCGATCGCCGATGCCGGCACGTCACTTGTCCCGCTCGCATCAACATGCACGCTGGCGCTTGCACGAAGATCAGCCGAGCTGGCACCGACATGGAACTGCAGCTCTCCGGCCTCGATGCGCCAGGCACCCGGACGTTCAAAGACGGCACTTTGGGCCGCTGTCAGATGGAAATGCACAGTTAGCCGCTCACCAGGCGAGAGCGAAATACGCCGGTATCCGCGAAGTTCCAGTTGCGGACGGGCCACAAAGGAAACCGGGTCACGCATGTAAAGCTGTACGACCTCGTCGGCCTCATACTCTCCGGTATTCGTGACATCAACGCTGAGATGATATCCGGACTCGTCACTTGTCGCGGAGAGCTCTCCATAGCTGAACGCGCTATAGCTCAGACCGTGGCCAAAAGGGAATTGCGGCGTGATGGGCTGGTCGTGATAACGGTTGGAATCCCGACCGAGGTCCGGGTCAGCTGGCCGTCCGCTGGGAAATTCTGAATATGTGTAGGGAACCGCGCCGGTCGCCCGCGGAAAGCTCACCGGCAGACGCCCTGACGGCGAAACATCCCCGTACACAATATCGGCCAGGGCCGGACCGGCCTCGACGCCCAGCATCCACGTATTCAAGA
The window above is part of the Maricaulis maris MCS10 genome. Proteins encoded here:
- a CDS encoding GntP family permease; protein product: MELIELAQSLRPLIATGLAIPLLLLLVLRWRVPAFAALIAVALAAALAAGMPTEEAYSTITTGMGGTLGFIAVIVGLGALFGALLDAGGGLPNLAAAVIGRSGVRGSQTALGVVGLIVAIPVFFDVALIILAPMAVALAQRAGKPVMAYGLPLLAGLAIAHAFIPPTPGPVAVAEIIGADLAWVILAGLITGIPALLLAGPFLTNALERVGQLPAGMGLAGNVEETREAVMPAGQVLALILLPLILILLRAITGLGDANGWWVDLINLVGHPFGALLLACALTAFFAVRSDTKARERINLAIARALEPAGAVILVTGAGGAFKQVLVDTGAGAQLAHLALALGLTPLLAGYCLALLVRVAQGSATVAMITAAGMTAPLMAGLEMSPLDRAFVVVAIAAGASALSHVNDSGFWLVSRIFHLSEAETLRSWTLSTLVLSLTGLVVSAVAVLATG
- a CDS encoding SMP-30/gluconolactonase/LRE family protein; amino-acid sequence: MWSRRDFLVTSGASLGLAACARTNPTQPAAVEILDPAAETLIGQGAQLETLAEGFTWAEGPTWDRTRDCLYFTDVPENQAFRWSPEAGLEVFLDPSGAAPENIAGLREPGANGLWYGADDQLYVCNHGTRSIERLNLDDLSRVTLIDRFEAQRFNSPNDLVVARDGRIYFTDPPYGLEGLDASPLKELAWNGVYCLEPDGQCYRLTDAMSFPNGVALSPDETWLYVAQSDPDAPILRRFALQDGRVSGSGDVIFDGTAYLAAGDPGLPDGMAVTLSGHVLMTGPGGVFLLAPDGRALARIRTGSATANCAFGGDGHDLYITAQDRLLRIRLAVRGLQWS